Proteins from a genomic interval of Chloroflexota bacterium:
- a CDS encoding 3-hydroxybutyryl-CoA dehydrogenase, giving the protein MAGEIRTVGVVGCGLMGSGIAEVCARAGHTTIVHEVDDAALRRGLARTHRSLDTAFMRGRLSEEDRAAAIGRLSGVTSLSALAGCDLVVEAVTENRAAKQAVFQTLDAACKAETILASNTSSIPIVDLASVTSRPDRVLGIHFMNPVPIMRLIELVRAITTSDETLATARAFGEALGKRVIVSKDRAGFIVNMLLVPYLVDAITMLEHGFASREDIDLGMLLGTNHPMGPLTLADYIGLDTVYFIANVLFEELHEPRYAPPPLLKQLVAAGYLGRKSGRGFYHYADGEQPPRV; this is encoded by the coding sequence GTGGCAGGCGAGATACGTACGGTCGGCGTGGTGGGCTGCGGGCTGATGGGGTCCGGCATCGCGGAGGTCTGCGCGCGGGCCGGTCACACGACCATCGTTCACGAGGTCGACGACGCGGCGCTGCGGCGCGGACTGGCGCGGACTCACCGCTCGTTGGACACGGCGTTCATGCGCGGGCGTCTGTCCGAGGAGGATCGTGCGGCGGCTATCGGACGGCTCAGCGGGGTCACCAGCCTCAGCGCCCTGGCCGGCTGCGATCTGGTCGTCGAAGCCGTCACGGAGAACCGGGCGGCCAAGCAGGCCGTGTTCCAGACGCTCGACGCCGCCTGCAAGGCCGAGACGATTCTCGCCAGCAACACCTCGTCGATCCCGATTGTCGATCTCGCCAGTGTGACGAGCCGCCCGGATCGGGTGCTCGGCATCCACTTCATGAACCCGGTCCCGATCATGCGGCTGATCGAGCTGGTACGGGCCATCACCACGTCTGACGAGACGCTGGCAACGGCGCGAGCGTTCGGGGAGGCGCTCGGGAAGCGGGTCATCGTATCCAAGGATCGGGCCGGCTTCATCGTCAACATGCTGCTGGTGCCGTACCTCGTGGACGCCATCACGATGCTGGAGCACGGGTTCGCCTCGCGCGAGGACATCGACCTGGGGATGCTCCTCGGGACCAATCATCCGATGGGGCCGCTCACGCTGGCCGACTACATCGGGCTGGACACCGTCTACTTCATCGCCAACGTCCTGTTCGAGGAGCTGCACGAGCCGCGCTATGCGCCGCCGCCGCTCCTCAAGCAGCTGGTGGCGGCCGGCTACCTGGGGCGCAAGAGCGGGCGCGGCTTCTACCACTACGCTGACGGCGAGCAGCCGCCGCGCGTCTGA
- a CDS encoding phosphatase PAP2 family protein: MPLAFARTLDARTLAAATALLGRSRRADRAAAFTARHLAKLHVLLLGILFVGGRGAAGWRRRETGLRIAVALPLTIAAVSVVGRFVERQRPFAEAQFGARLVEHAPHRSFPSRHSACAAAMTTVALPDAPVIGAAMGLGALGLAISRIYTGLHYPTDVLAGWLIGAGIGIIARQKELPRAPWT; this comes from the coding sequence ATGCCGCTCGCCTTCGCCCGCACCCTGGATGCCCGCACGCTGGCCGCCGCGACGGCCCTGCTCGGCCGCTCGCGTCGCGCGGACCGTGCGGCAGCGTTCACGGCGCGCCATCTGGCGAAGCTGCACGTCCTGTTGCTTGGCATCCTGTTCGTCGGAGGACGCGGCGCAGCCGGCTGGCGGCGACGGGAAACGGGCCTGCGGATCGCCGTCGCGTTGCCGCTGACCATCGCCGCCGTGAGCGTCGTCGGCCGCTTTGTCGAGCGGCAGCGCCCCTTCGCCGAGGCCCAGTTCGGCGCGCGGCTGGTGGAGCACGCGCCGCACCGGTCCTTTCCATCACGCCACAGCGCCTGTGCCGCCGCCATGACCACCGTGGCCCTGCCGGACGCCCCCGTCATCGGCGCGGCGATGGGCCTGGGGGCGCTCGGACTGGCCATCAGCCGGATCTACACGGGCCTGCACTATCCCACGGACGTGCTGGCCGGCTGGCTGATCGGCGCTGGCATCGGTATCATCGCGCGGCAGAAGGAGCTACCCCGTGCGCCCTGGACCTGA
- a CDS encoding PAC2 family protein, which produces MRIGAFEVLEPLREPRNTHALVMIRPWVDVGSVGSLTLRQLERHFQAQKLGALARPGTFFDFTRYRPSVKMVNGQREMTYPNSFVNFAPADDESEPDLLFLHLLEPHAMAEDYIDSIVALLEYFKVSVYCRIGAMYDSVPHTRPLVVTGNPGPIEPRAGAMPPLVQQRQSQYEGPTTIMNRLNDAAVAMDIGIMSFMAHLPHYAQLDEDFAGTARMLEVLAAFYDFPATLAPVHRGRLQYAELDVAMDRQPAVKSLVARLESHYDVTYQIPGQSPPPEEEASDEPAKLSPEIEQFLKDLDLGM; this is translated from the coding sequence ATGAGGATTGGCGCATTCGAGGTTCTGGAGCCGCTCCGCGAGCCGCGCAACACACACGCCCTGGTCATGATTCGGCCCTGGGTGGACGTGGGCAGCGTCGGCAGCCTGACGCTGCGCCAGCTTGAGCGCCACTTCCAGGCGCAGAAGCTCGGAGCGCTGGCGCGGCCGGGCACGTTCTTCGACTTTACGCGCTACCGTCCCTCGGTGAAGATGGTCAACGGGCAGCGCGAGATGACCTACCCGAATAGTTTCGTCAATTTCGCGCCCGCCGACGACGAGTCGGAGCCGGACCTGCTCTTCCTGCACTTGCTCGAGCCTCACGCCATGGCCGAGGACTACATCGACTCGATTGTGGCGCTGCTCGAGTACTTCAAGGTGTCGGTGTACTGCCGCATCGGCGCGATGTACGACTCGGTGCCACATACGCGCCCGCTGGTGGTGACGGGCAATCCTGGACCCATCGAGCCCCGGGCTGGCGCCATGCCGCCGCTCGTCCAGCAGCGCCAGAGCCAGTACGAAGGGCCGACCACCATCATGAACCGGCTCAACGATGCCGCCGTGGCCATGGACATCGGCATCATGAGCTTCATGGCTCACCTGCCGCACTACGCGCAGCTCGACGAGGACTTCGCCGGGACGGCCAGGATGCTCGAAGTGCTGGCAGCCTTCTACGACTTCCCGGCCACGCTTGCGCCGGTGCATCGGGGCCGGCTCCAGTACGCCGAGCTCGACGTTGCGATGGACCGGCAGCCAGCCGTCAAGTCGTTGGTGGCCCGCCTGGAGTCGCACTACGACGTGACGTACCAGATCCCCGGGCAGTCGCCGCCGCCAGAAGAAGAGGCGTCGGACGAGCCGGCCAAACTCTCTCCCGAGATCGAGCAGTTCCTGAAGGATCTCGACCTCGGGATGTAG
- a CDS encoding ferredoxin family protein, which yields MTYVIAEPCIDVKNQSCVDVCPVSCIYIGDEAADRTLYINPDECIECGACEPECPVTAIFHDSAVPAEWSEFTTLNAQWFQDADAVRARINELSPPA from the coding sequence ATGACGTATGTGATCGCCGAGCCGTGCATCGACGTCAAGAACCAGAGCTGCGTGGATGTCTGCCCCGTGTCCTGCATCTACATCGGGGATGAGGCTGCTGACCGCACCCTCTACATCAACCCGGATGAGTGCATCGAGTGTGGCGCGTGCGAGCCAGAGTGCCCCGTCACCGCGATCTTCCACGACTCGGCGGTGCCGGCGGAGTGGTCCGAGTTCACTACGCTCAACGCGCAGTGGTTCCAGGATGCCGACGCCGTTCGCGCGCGCATCAACGAGCTCAGCCCGCCCGCCTGA
- a CDS encoding GAF domain-containing protein, giving the protein MSTAPLVSEHPRAAARLLGRMPRLIASADDLEEGLRRSAELVAESARADVASIRIGSVGRPAIVHWRQRGQHGSSLDGLPVRLDVPLMLRGRRLGMLTVARQRRRPFSPAATVLVESFAGPIALAIDNTRLFDALQDRLAELSRLGDASEAVAALGDVEEVAAQIALRAADLVQAERAAVLMLDQLGESLVALPPGYGIPPSHLWRLRFRLRDGGSNVRVFESGRPYINNDASGDQHDPCRSPRALEERSVLIVPLRSVRTLGVLRVSNKQHKLFNRNDARLLGVFAAQAAVALSNATRYQQAVFEREQLKELERLKSQFLSLVSHELRTPLSSIKASAEVLLSTAPPDASEAQMRLLRNIDRSSDRLGTLITDLLDLTRLEGGRLELRRELLDLRDVVVEAIATVRPLADARRQQLSVDLDALPCPILGDRRRLEQVALNLLTNAVKYGRIGGRVWLSVRRATDGAMRLEVRDDGPGIRESDQRLVFERFYRPDNDETRSAQGTGLGLPIARALAELHGGRIELLSEPGRGTTFVVSLPEAHQADLDEADLGAGAAR; this is encoded by the coding sequence GTGAGCACCGCCCCGCTGGTCAGCGAGCATCCACGCGCCGCCGCCCGCCTCCTCGGGCGGATGCCCCGACTCATCGCCTCGGCCGACGATCTCGAAGAGGGGCTGCGTCGGTCGGCTGAGCTGGTCGCAGAATCTGCGCGCGCGGATGTCGCGTCGATCCGCATCGGGAGCGTCGGACGGCCGGCCATCGTGCACTGGCGGCAGCGCGGCCAACACGGCAGCAGCCTCGATGGGCTGCCGGTGCGGCTCGACGTGCCGCTGATGCTGCGTGGCCGGCGTCTCGGGATGTTGACGGTCGCCCGTCAGCGGCGGCGGCCCTTTTCGCCGGCTGCCACAGTGCTGGTCGAGTCGTTCGCCGGCCCCATCGCCCTGGCCATCGACAACACCCGCCTGTTCGACGCCCTCCAGGACCGGCTGGCGGAGCTGTCGCGGCTTGGCGATGCCAGCGAGGCCGTGGCGGCGCTGGGCGACGTCGAAGAGGTGGCGGCGCAGATCGCGTTGCGCGCCGCCGACCTCGTCCAGGCCGAACGTGCCGCCGTGCTGATGCTCGATCAGCTTGGCGAGTCGCTGGTGGCGCTGCCGCCGGGGTACGGCATCCCGCCATCTCACCTCTGGCGGCTGCGCTTCCGTCTCCGTGATGGCGGCTCCAACGTCCGCGTGTTCGAGTCCGGCCGGCCGTACATCAACAACGACGCCAGCGGAGACCAGCACGATCCCTGTCGCTCGCCGCGCGCCCTCGAAGAGCGCTCGGTCTTGATCGTGCCGCTGCGGTCGGTGCGGACGCTCGGCGTGCTGCGCGTCTCCAACAAGCAGCACAAGCTGTTCAACCGGAACGACGCCCGCCTGCTGGGCGTGTTCGCGGCGCAGGCCGCCGTGGCGCTGAGCAACGCCACGCGCTATCAGCAGGCCGTCTTCGAGCGCGAGCAGCTGAAGGAGTTGGAGCGCCTGAAATCCCAGTTCCTCTCGCTCGTCTCACACGAGCTGCGGACGCCGTTGTCGTCGATCAAGGCCTCGGCGGAGGTGCTGCTGTCAACCGCGCCGCCCGACGCGTCCGAGGCTCAGATGCGCCTGCTCCGCAACATCGACCGTTCGAGCGACCGCCTGGGAACGCTGATCACGGATCTGCTCGATCTGACGCGGCTGGAGGGCGGGCGGCTGGAGCTGCGCCGCGAGCTGCTCGATCTGCGCGATGTCGTGGTCGAGGCTATCGCCACCGTTCGGCCCCTGGCCGACGCGCGCCGGCAGCAGCTGTCTGTCGATCTGGATGCGCTGCCTTGCCCGATCCTCGGCGACCGCCGCCGCCTGGAACAGGTCGCCCTAAACCTGCTGACCAACGCCGTCAAGTACGGGCGCATCGGCGGGCGAGTCTGGCTGTCGGTGCGGCGGGCAACGGACGGGGCCATGCGCCTCGAAGTCCGCGACGATGGGCCGGGCATCCGCGAGAGTGATCAGCGGCTCGTCTTCGAGCGCTTCTACCGCCCGGACAACGACGAGACGCGCAGCGCCCAGGGGACGGGCCTTGGACTGCCCATCGCGCGGGCGCTGGCCGAGCTGCACGGCGGCCGCATCGAGCTGCTGAGTGAGCCAGGGCGTGGCACGACATTCGTCGTCAGCTTGCCAGAGGCGCACCAGGCCGATCTCGACGAGGCCGATCTCGGCGCGGGGGCCGCCAGATGA
- a CDS encoding response regulator transcription factor has protein sequence MKMLIVDDDHDLLEALGLGLQLQWPGIDVLTARDGEEALTRFFDDLPDVVVLDVGLPRLDGFEVLRRIRQVSDTPVLMLTARGEELDKVRGLEIGADDYVTKPFSPLELLARIKAVLRRTDLIPQARGGATFRAADLSVDFDSHEVQKAGQPVSLSATEYRLLFHLVRNAGHIVPRATLLARVWGDEYRDQTDYLKVYINRLRAKIEDDPERPRFIHTERGLGYRFTRPSGQPGTAPPAPT, from the coding sequence ATGAAGATGCTGATCGTAGACGACGATCACGATCTGCTCGAAGCGCTCGGCCTCGGGCTGCAGTTGCAGTGGCCGGGCATCGACGTGCTCACCGCCCGCGACGGCGAGGAAGCGCTCACCCGCTTCTTCGACGATCTTCCGGACGTGGTCGTGCTGGACGTGGGCCTGCCCCGCCTGGACGGCTTCGAGGTGCTGCGGCGCATCCGCCAGGTCTCGGACACGCCGGTCCTGATGCTGACGGCGCGCGGGGAGGAGCTGGACAAGGTCCGTGGGCTGGAGATCGGCGCGGACGACTACGTCACCAAGCCGTTCAGCCCGCTGGAGCTGCTGGCGCGCATCAAGGCGGTGCTCCGCCGCACCGACTTGATCCCGCAGGCGCGGGGCGGCGCGACGTTTCGGGCAGCCGATCTTTCCGTCGACTTCGACTCGCACGAGGTTCAGAAGGCCGGCCAGCCGGTCTCGCTCAGCGCTACGGAGTACCGGCTGCTGTTCCATCTGGTCCGCAACGCCGGTCACATCGTCCCGCGAGCCACCTTGCTGGCCCGCGTCTGGGGCGACGAGTACCGCGATCAGACGGACTACCTGAAGGTCTACATCAACCGCCTGCGAGCCAAGATCGAGGATGACCCTGAGCGGCCACGGTTCATCCACACCGAGCGCGGCCTGGGCTATCGCTTCACCCGCCCGAGCGGCCAGCCGGGGACGGCGCCCCCAGCGCCGACTTGA